A genome region from Lytechinus pictus isolate F3 Inbred chromosome 16, Lp3.0, whole genome shotgun sequence includes the following:
- the LOC129278917 gene encoding mucin-2-like produces MMGRIPGISFIIFMVSYVIILQLKDSTPKLLRQCEKGDKSITFELSCPTDYNIIVTTGICVRVQDCDHFDASFSSSCNGDKSGSWGFLCSFFNPCIITCTGSTHCSGDQSYVYVEYHCEWAGDGDPPAGVKTTPETTKGLTATTPEPVTKPSGLQEKTSTTPTRIVTMTSPPTTEVLSTEATTLAVPTTYAQRTTGSTTPEITTTSTTAQRPSTQPTVTSESMTSESVNQSQPSMQEKTTITTPITNGTQSPDVLNVTQKSLEEILTACFDNATEGESSAKPFRPLSFSTPSETETDRLTVSFYSPFLQTKPVKVAIEAFQDPKPGCDTSPASSTSTTPSSAGGKASGSSLSLNSVVNVTVYCYNGAPLRLREGEYVDVVFPAKIVCRVVFSGVLWRNEQTKMRGHNLTF; encoded by the exons ATGATGGGGCGTATCCCCGGTATTtcgtttatcatttttatg GTATCATACGTCATCATCCTGCAATTGAAAG ACAGCACTCCTAAACTGTTGAGGCAGTGTGAAAAGGGTGACAAGAGTATAACTTTCGAGTTATCATGCCCTACAGACTACAATATCATCGTTACTACTGGTATCTGTGTGCGCGTACAAGATTGTGATCATTTTGATGCATCTTTCTCGTCATCTTGTAATGGGGACAAg TCTGGATCCTGGGGTTTCCTTTGTTCCTTTTTTAACCCATGCATTATAACGTGTACGGGGTCGACACACTGCTCCGGCGATCAATCATACGTTTATGTGGAATATCAct GTGAATGGGCTGGGGACGGCGATCCCCCGGCTGGAGTAAAGACTACTCCTGAGACGACTAAAGGGCTGACAGCTACAACACCA GAACCTGTTACAAAACCGTCGG GTCTTCAAGAGAAAACCTCAACTACCCCTACAAGAATTGTAACAATG ACCAGTCCCCCGACCACAGAGGTACTATCTACTGAGGCCACCACTCTAGCCG TACCAACAACTTATGCGCAGAGAACTACTGGATCCACCACGCCTGAAATCACTACGACCTCTACTACAGCACAACGACCGTCAACGCAACCCACAGTGACATCAGAATCGATGACGTCAGAATCAGTAAACCAATCACAGCCCTCGATGCAAGAAAAGACAACTATCACCACTCCCATTACAAATGGAACACAAAGTCCGGATGTACTCAACGTTACCCAAAAATCTCTTGAAGAGATTCTTACAGCTTGCTTTG ataACGCCACCGAGGGGGAATCGAGCGCGAAACCTTTCCGACCATTGTCATTCTCAACTCCGAGTGAGACCGAAACAGACCGACTGACTGTAAGCTTCTACTCGCCATTTCTACAAACCAAACCAG TCAAGGTGGCCATCGAGGCTTTCCAGGACCCCAAACCGGGCTGTGACACAAGTCCTGCATCGAGCACTTCAACGACCCCGTCATCGGCCGGCGGTAAAGCCTCCGGATCGTCGCTGTCGTTGAACTCCGTGGTCAACGTAACCGTGTACTGCTACAACGGCGCTCCCTTACGCCTACGAGAAGGGGAATACGTGGATGTCGTCTTTCCCGCCAAAATTGTATGTAGAGTAGTCTTCAGTGGCGTTTtgtggcgtaatgagcaaacAAAAATGAGGGGGCACAACTTGACGTTTTGA